Genomic DNA from Zonotrichia leucophrys gambelii isolate GWCS_2022_RI chromosome 23, RI_Zleu_2.0, whole genome shotgun sequence:
GTACCGGCACCGGGGACCGGGGGTGTGCGATGGGACCTGGTGAGACAGGTACCCCCTTGCCTACGTCGCCCTGACACCCCTGTGCTGTTCCCCCAGCCCAGAACTCATCTATCGTGTGGCCAACGCCACGGCCACCGAGGTGAGAGCCAAACAcaacagctttgctgctgctggacgCTACACTGACCACACCGGGCTCAGCTGCTTCAGCCCTGTCCTGAACATCATGAGGCACCCGCTGTGGGGGCGGAACCAGGTGCCAGCTTGGGCGGGTGATCCCTGGCTGGGATCGGGCCATGGCTGACCAGCTGGATGTGGCCATGGCTtgccaggctgtggggatgtggggacagggctcCCAGAGGTGACCCACCTGTGCCCCGGACAGGAGACCTATGGGGAGGACCCGTTCCTGAGTGGGGAGCTGGCCCGCAGCTttgtgcaggggctgcagggccagcacccCCGTTACGTCAAGGCCAGCGCTGGCTGCAAACACTTCAGCGTGCACGGAGGCCCTGAGAACATCCCCGTCTCCAGGCTAAGCTTCGATGCCAAGGTGAGCACGGCGGGGCAGGGGGTGTTAAtagggcacaggggacactccAGGTGCCGACCCCGCTCTGCCATGGTGCTTGCAGGTGCTGGAGCGGGACTGGCGCATGACCTTCCTGCCCCAGTTCCAGGCCTGTGTGCGGGCTGGCTCCTACAGCTTCATGTGCAGCTACAACAGGTGTGGAGCGTGGCAGGGGCCAtgtgggctgggctgccctTGGCATGGCCAGTGCCCCgctctcctggctgccccatcccctctCCAACAGGATCAACGGTGTCCCCGCTTGTGCCAACAAGAAGCTGCTGACGGACATCCTGCGTGGCGAGTGGGGCTTTGATGGCTACGTGGTGAGCGACGAGGGGGCTGTGGAGCTCATCATGCTAGGGCACCACTACACACACAGCTTCCTGGAGACAGCGGTTGGTGAGCTCAGGGGCTGGGCATGGGGTCAGTCCCCAGGCATGACACAGCCATGATGGGagttctcccttctccctggcATGGCAGCCTCGGTGAATGCTGGCTGCAACCTGGAGCTCTCCTATGGCATGAGGAACAACGTGTTCATGCGCATCCCTCAGGCTCTGGCCATGGGCAACATCACGCTGCAGGTGAGCTGAGGGGAGCAGGACCAGGGGTGTGAGCAGAgagcctgggctgtccctgccaagcACAGCTGAGGTGTTGGGGTCGGGATCTCCACAGATGCTGCGTGACCGAGTCCGGCCCCTCTTCTACACACGGATGCGACTGGGGGAGTTTGACCCCCCAGCTATGAACCCCTACAGCTCCCTGGACCTGAGTGTGGTGCAGAGCCCCGAGCACCGCAACCTCTCGCTGGAAGCTGCTGTCAagagctttgtgctgctgaagaATGTGCGGGGGACACTGCCCCTGCAGGCCCAGGACCTCTCCAGCCAGCACCTCGCGGTGAGCCCCTGCAagggggtgggcagggggacaTGCTGGGTCCAACCCAGGGCACACGGGTGTCACAGGGCTGCTGGTGCCCACCCTCACCCCTCTGCCCTCTGCAGGTTGTTGGTCCCTTTGCTGACAATCCCCGGGTACTGTTTGGGGACTATGCACCAGTGCCGGAGCCTCAGTACATCTACACTCCCCGGTGAGACAGCGTGGTCCCACCTCATGTCCCCCTCTCCTGGTCACTGTTCCCCTctcctgggcactgtccagggctgctgctggagctgcttggCCCTTGGCTGGTGGCCAGGCAAGggggctgtccccactgtgccccgaccctggggcacagctgcccctgtgtcctctgctcttccctggtGCAGGAGggggctggagatgctgggggCCAATGTCAGCTTTGCAGCGGGCTGCAGCGAGCCACGGTGCAAGCAGTACTCACGGGCAGAGCTGGTGAGGGTAGTGGGGGCAGCTGACGTGGTGCTGGTCTGCCTGGGCACAGGTAGGTGGGAGTGGGAGGGCACtgggtgggcagtgccagaggcaGGGGAGTGCTCTGGGAGAGAGGGGCTGCCTGTGAGCCACCTCTGAGGTGGTCAgtgcccctctgccctgtcACAGGGGTGTAAGGGGCTCTCCCTTGGCTGTCCCCACCCAGGGGTAGATGTGGAGACAGAGGCAAAAGACCGGAGTgacctgtccctgccagggcaccagctggagctgctgcaggatgctgtgcAGGCGGGTAGGGGCTCTGAGGGACCTCAACCCACCCAGGTGTTGTTCCCCATCCATGGCACACCCTGGGGccatcccagcagtgccactaCCGGCCTCTCAGTGACAgccacctccctgcagcctctgggcgCCCCGtcattctgctgctgttcaACGCGGGGCCCCTGGACGTGAGCTGGGCTCAGGCGCACGACGGCGTGGGGGCCATCCTGGCCTGCTTCTTCCCTGCCCAGGCCACGGGCTTGGCCATTGCCAGGGTCCTGCTGGGCGAGGCAGGGGCCAGCCCGGCTGGTCGGCTGCCGGCCACTTGGCCTGCAGGCAT
This window encodes:
- the LOC135457131 gene encoding uncharacterized protein LOC135457131 — its product is MPCRPREPGRAMPCRSREPGRAMPCGAFPAAAVGLRVLVLSAALGAVAARAQPPPFPFWDPSLPWQRRLDDLLGRLSPAELVLQVARGGAMGNGPAPPIPRLGIAPYNWNTECLRGDGEAPGWATAFPQALGLAAAFSPELIYRVANATATEVRAKHNSFAAAGRYTDHTGLSCFSPVLNIMRHPLWGRNQETYGEDPFLSGELARSFVQGLQGQHPRYVKASAGCKHFSVHGGPENIPVSRLSFDAKVLERDWRMTFLPQFQACVRAGSYSFMCSYNRINGVPACANKKLLTDILRGEWGFDGYVVSDEGAVELIMLGHHYTHSFLETAVASVNAGCNLELSYGMRNNVFMRIPQALAMGNITLQMLRDRVRPLFYTRMRLGEFDPPAMNPYSSLDLSVVQSPEHRNLSLEAAVKSFVLLKNVRGTLPLQAQDLSSQHLAVVGPFADNPRVLFGDYAPVPEPQYIYTPRRGLEMLGANVSFAAGCSEPRCKQYSRAELVRVVGAADVVLVCLGTGVDVETEAKDRSDLSLPGHQLELLQDAVQAASGRPVILLLFNAGPLDVSWAQAHDGVGAILACFFPAQATGLAIARVLLGEAGASPAGRLPATWPAGMHQVPPMENYTMEGRTYRYYGQEAPLYPFGYGLSYTTFRYRDLVLSPPVLPLCANLSVSVVLENTGLRDSEEVVQLYLRWEHSSVPVPHWQLVAFRRVAVLAGREVKLFFQVLAEQRAVWAQDWHLEPGTFTLFAGGQQPAQKTRAPSEVLSARFSVTGPARPLRSC